One segment of Brassica napus cultivar Da-Ae chromosome C5 unlocalized genomic scaffold, Da-Ae chrC05_Random_28, whole genome shotgun sequence DNA contains the following:
- the LOC125594820 gene encoding hypersensitive-induced response protein 3: protein MGNLLCCVLVKQSDVAIKERFGKFQKVLNPGLQFVPWVIGDYVAGHLTLRLQQLDVQCETKTKDNVFVTVVASIQYRVLVDKASDAFYRLSNPTSQIKAYVFDVIRACVPKLNLDDVFEQKNEIAKSVEEELDKAMTAYGYEILQTLIIDIEPDQQVKRAMNEINAAARMRVAANEKAEAEKIIQIKRAEGEAESKYLSGLGIARQRQAIVDGLRDSVLGFAGNVPGTSAKDVLDMVMMTQYFDTMRDIGASSKSSSVFIPHGPGAVADVAAQIRNGLLQAHQTNA, encoded by the exons ATGGGGAACCTTTTGTGCTGCGTGCTGGTGAAGCAATCAGATGTTGCGATCAAGGAGAGATTTggcaaatttcaaaaagttcttAATCCAGGTCTCCAGTTTGTGCCCTGGGTCATAGGTGATTATGTCGCCGGTCATCTCACCCTCCGTCTCCAGCAACTCGATGTTCAATGCGAAACCAAAACCAAG GACAATGTGTTTGTGACAGTGGTTGCATCCATTCAATACAGAGTCTTGGTTGACAAGGCAAGTGATGCTTTCTACAGACTTAGCAATCCTACTTCCCAAATCAAAGCCTATGTCTTCGACG TGATCAGAGCATGTGTACCAAAGCTGAACTTGGACGATGTCTTCGAGCAGAAGAATGAGATCGCAAAATCAGTGGAAGAAGAGCTAGACAAAGCCATGACTGCTTATGGTTATGAGATCCTTCAAACCCTTATCATCGACATCGAGCCTGACCAACAGGTTAAACGCGCCATGAACGAAATCAACGCCG CGGCGAGGATGAGAGTGGCGGCGAACGAGAAAGCAGAGGCGGAGAAAATCATTCAGATAAAGAGAGCAGAAGGAGAAGCTGAGTCCAAGTACCTATCTGGTCTCGGTATCGCTCGTCAGAGACAAGCTATCGTTGACGGTCTCAGAGACAGTGTTCTCGGCTTCGCGGGAAACGTGCCTGGGACGTCAGCGAAGGATGTGTTGGAcatggtgatgatgactcaGTACTTTGACACTATGAGAGATATCGGAGCTTCTTCCAAATCTTCGTCGGTGTTTATCCCTCACGGTCCCGGCGCCGTCGCAGACGTGGCGGCACAAATTCGAAATGGATTATTGCAGGCCCACCAGACCAATGCCTAA